A stretch of DNA from Gymnodinialimonas sp. 57CJ19:
GGCAAATACGATGTCGCCCGGACGCCGGTAGCGCTTGAACAGACGTTGTAGGGTTTTGACGCGCGACATGGGAAGAGTCCGTTAGATTGGCAGTAGTCGGCCGGGCAACAGCTTTGGCTGCCCGGCCTGCGTCGACAAGAGGTTTATTCGGCCAGCAAGGCTTCGATATTTGCCATCGTGGCGATGTCTGCCTCGATCTGGGTCACGACCTCGGCCGCTGGTTGCCAATAGACCAAGGCGCCTGTCTCAGCGGCCAGCGCCTGTGCGCGGTCAGACATCATGGTCTGTTCCGCGACGGCGCTGATGCGATCCTGTACGTCTTGTGGCGTGTCCGCATGAACGAACAGACCATTCCACAAGGACACGTCCAGATCAGGCGCCAGCTCTGCCACTGTTGGCGTGTCGGGTGTCAGGCTGATCCGTTCGCCGCCGATGGATGCCAATACATTAACGTCATCGAGACACGGCAAGATCAGTTGGAGCGTCGTGTTGATCACGTCCACATCACCCGATGCCAGCGTGTTGCAATCCAGCGCGTCAAACGCGGCGTCGGACGCATAGGAAAAGTCCATTTCAGCGGCCAGGCCAAGCGTCACCTGCGTTGGCACCAGCGGTGCACCAAAGTGGCCAAGGGCGACATCGTTTTCCTGCGCATAAGCCGCCAGACCAGCCATATCGTCGTAAGGCGCGTCGCCGCTTACCGCGATCACAAACGGATAGGTCAAAAAGTTGCCGAGCGGCACGAAGGGATCGGGGTTCAGTTCTGGAATGCCAAGCTGGGGGCCAACCACGGGGATCGCAATGAGGAAAGATCCGATGGTGTAGCCGTCGGCGGGCGCATTCGCCACTTCGATTGCGCCCGGAAACGGCCCACCGCCGCCGCCGGGACGGTTCACCACAGCCGTCGGCACGCCGTAGGCCTCCGAGAAATCTTCGGCGATCATCCGCGTCAGAACATCTTCGAGATCACCGGGAGGCCACGGCACAACGAATTCCACCGGACCTTCGGGATATTCTGCATGGACGGGTCCCGCGATCGCCGCGAGCGCAAGCACCATTGCTGAAAGTGATTTTGTTAACGTCGGCATTGAAGTCTCCCCATAAATCGGTTCATATTCTGAACCACTGTTGTTAAAATTAGCTTGTCGTGTTCAGCTTCATGTGTCAAATTTTTTCTCAACCGGCAAAAGGAGCGGTCAGAAATGTCATCAGCATCGAAAGCTCTGGAGCTGTTGTCGATCTTCTCTGTCGCGCAGCCCGAGATCGGCCTGTCAGAGATGTGCAAACTGGCCAAGCGCGACAAAGCCACGACGTACAGGCACCTACAGGTCTTGGAAGCGGCGGGGTTTGTTGAGCAAAATCTAGCGACGCGGCGCTACCGCCTTGGACCAACGGTTCTGCAACTGGGCCGCATGAGAGAGGCGACCGTACCGCGCGAAGCGGGCGCACGGTCCGTCGCAAACGCGCTTGCCGATAAAACAGGTGAAACGGCGCATGTCTCTGTTCTGTCGGGAACGACCCTGTTTGCATTGCTGTCGTGCGAATCGCCAAAACACAGCACGCGCGCCATCATCGACATCTCTACCTTTCCGCTTCATGCGACGGCATCAGGGTTTTGCGCGGTGGCTTTTGGGCCCGCCGACCTGTTCGATGCCGCCTGCGCCACGCTCGAGCGCTATACCGCAACAACCCCCACCACGCCCGAGACGTTGCGCGCCATCGTTGATGACGCGCGCGAAACCGGGTTTGGCCGTTCCGACGGGCATTTCGAGGCCGATATCCAAAGCCTCTCTGCCCCGATCTTTGACCAAACCAGAGAGCTTTGCGGGACGGTCACCGTCGCAAGCGTCGCGTCGCGCGCTACGCCC
This window harbors:
- a CDS encoding IclR family transcriptional regulator — protein: MSSASKALELLSIFSVAQPEIGLSEMCKLAKRDKATTYRHLQVLEAAGFVEQNLATRRYRLGPTVLQLGRMREATVPREAGARSVANALADKTGETAHVSVLSGTTLFALLSCESPKHSTRAIIDISTFPLHATASGFCAVAFGPADLFDAACATLERYTATTPTTPETLRAIVDDARETGFGRSDGHFEADIQSLSAPIFDQTRELCGTVTVASVASRATPELEQIIRTELITASREITKNWGGVIPAAIEKAWASSKAHH
- a CDS encoding tripartite tricarboxylate transporter substrate-binding protein, whose amino-acid sequence is MVLALAAIAGPVHAEYPEGPVEFVVPWPPGDLEDVLTRMIAEDFSEAYGVPTAVVNRPGGGGGPFPGAIEVANAPADGYTIGSFLIAIPVVGPQLGIPELNPDPFVPLGNFLTYPFVIAVSGDAPYDDMAGLAAYAQENDVALGHFGAPLVPTQVTLGLAAEMDFSYASDAAFDALDCNTLASGDVDVINTTLQLILPCLDDVNVLASIGGERISLTPDTPTVAELAPDLDVSLWNGLFVHADTPQDVQDRISAVAEQTMMSDRAQALAAETGALVYWQPAAEVVTQIEADIATMANIEALLAE